The Sulfurihydrogenibium sp. genome includes a window with the following:
- the rfbB gene encoding dTDP-glucose 4,6-dehydratase: MKILITGGAGFIGSEFTRQAVKKGLDVVVVDKLTYAGDLERLKEVEEKITFYKADITNKEFIEYIFNKESPDIVVHWAAESHVDRSILDPSPFIDTNVKGTQVLLDAARDNNVKLFINIATDEVYGELGEEGQFYEISPLVPNSPYSVSKASADMLGRAYFRTYGLPLITVRPSNNYGWWQYPEKLIPVVILKALNNEPIPVYGQGLNIREWLFVSDCADAVFEIIEKGKVGEIYNVGSGQEKRNIDVVKSILKILNKPEDLITFVKDRPGHDYRYSLNTDKINKEIGWKAKVNFEEGIEKTVKWYLDNLDWVNRKLSYLKSYWEKVYK, encoded by the coding sequence ATGAAAATTTTAATTACGGGTGGAGCTGGTTTTATTGGAAGTGAATTTACAAGACAGGCTGTAAAAAAAGGTTTAGATGTTGTAGTTGTAGACAAATTAACATATGCTGGAGACTTAGAGAGACTTAAAGAAGTTGAAGAAAAAATTACATTTTACAAAGCAGATATTACAAACAAAGAATTTATCGAGTACATTTTTAATAAAGAAAGTCCTGATATTGTAGTGCATTGGGCGGCAGAAAGTCATGTAGATAGAAGTATTTTAGACCCAAGCCCATTTATTGATACAAACGTAAAAGGAACGCAGGTATTGCTTGATGCTGCAAGAGACAACAACGTTAAATTGTTTATAAACATAGCTACCGATGAAGTCTATGGAGAGCTTGGCGAAGAAGGTCAGTTTTATGAAATCAGTCCACTTGTACCTAACTCTCCCTACTCTGTATCTAAAGCTTCAGCTGATATGCTTGGAAGAGCTTATTTTAGAACCTATGGATTGCCATTAATCACTGTAAGACCATCTAATAATTATGGTTGGTGGCAGTATCCAGAAAAACTCATACCAGTTGTTATTTTAAAAGCTTTAAATAATGAACCTATCCCAGTTTATGGTCAAGGATTAAACATTAGAGAATGGTTGTTTGTCTCTGATTGTGCAGATGCAGTTTTTGAAATTATAGAGAAAGGTAAAGTTGGAGAAATTTATAACGTTGGAAGCGGTCAAGAAAAAAGAAACATAGATGTTGTAAAATCTATTTTAAAAATATTAAATAAACCTGAAGATTTAATAACTTTTGTTAAAGATAGACCAGGTCATGATTATAGATATTCATTAAACACGGATAAAATAAATAAGGAAATAGGCTGGAAGGCAAAGGTAAACTTTGAGGAAGGTATAGAAAAGACCGTTAAATGGTATTTAGACAATTTAGATTGGGTTAACAGAAAGCTAAGCTATCTAAAATCTTATTGGGAAAAGGTATATAAGTGA
- the rfbC gene encoding dTDP-4-dehydrorhamnose 3,5-epimerase encodes MPFEIIGTEIPEVKIVKPKVFEDARGFFLEFYKKSDFEKAGLNVEFVQDNHSKSVKGVLRGLHFQEKPYEQGKLVRCIKGKIFDVAVDIRPDSLYFKKWVGVELSEENKLMLWIPPGFAHGFLTLSEEAEIIYKVSYSEYSPAYDRGIIWNDQDINIKWPLETIDNLILSEKDKKLPTLKEYMKELKR; translated from the coding sequence ATGCCATTTGAAATAATTGGCACTGAAATCCCAGAGGTAAAAATAGTTAAACCAAAAGTTTTTGAAGATGCGCGGGGATTTTTCTTAGAATTTTATAAAAAATCTGACTTTGAAAAAGCTGGATTAAATGTTGAATTTGTTCAAGATAATCATTCTAAGTCTGTTAAAGGCGTGCTTAGAGGACTTCATTTTCAAGAAAAGCCTTACGAGCAAGGTAAATTGGTAAGATGCATAAAAGGAAAAATTTTTGATGTGGCGGTAGATATAAGACCAGATAGTCTATACTTTAAAAAATGGGTGGGCGTTGAATTATCTGAGGAAAATAAGCTTATGCTATGGATTCCGCCAGGATTTGCCCATGGATTTTTAACCTTATCAGAAGAAGCAGAGATAATATATAAAGTTTCCTATAGCGAATACTCTCCAGCTTATGACAGAGGAATAATATGGAACGACCAAGATATAAATATAAAGTGGCCGTTAGAAACGATCGATAATCTTATCCTGTCAGAAAAAGATAAAAAACTACCAACCTTAAAAGAATATATGAAGGAGCTAAAGAGATGA